A single Tenacibaculum sp. Bg11-29 DNA region contains:
- a CDS encoding DUF3526 domain-containing protein, translating into MILYIIKKEFREISRDGRFKISIGIVLALLVTAILVTTNQYKTTINQYNKAKNSERTVWESQGKKNPHSAAHYGNYVFKPKSPLSLIDQGVDKYTGVSIFLEAHSRNEALFSDATDQTTLSRFGELTPNFILLYILPLIIILIGYNTFTKEIEGNTFYILKSQGITGWKLLLGKWVATLIPAIVITTLLFIFGGIIFSNIKDYGVLNWKAFGMLYLIYLVYYLVFTNIVLLISSLVKKSGVALVTSLFFWILACFIAPKLASNIADTKYPYPTLQEFSEKVHQEYKKGLDGHSPSSKQAKKLEKEILKKYNVDSVHKLPFNFSAYRMQKGEEQQAEIYAKHYGLLKKIAIKQNNVYKTLAIISPFLPTRFLSMSIAKTDYQYHWNFSEAAEKYRIETQRFLNGTTEKNSKYRERYIAPADTWAKLPKFKYEAPSFSETFKENLPLLLILSLWFAITAAILIFTNKTY; encoded by the coding sequence ATGATTTTATATATAATAAAAAAAGAATTTAGAGAAATATCTAGAGACGGACGTTTTAAAATATCAATAGGTATTGTTTTAGCTTTATTGGTTACTGCTATTTTGGTTACTACTAATCAATATAAAACTACCATCAATCAATATAACAAAGCAAAAAATAGTGAACGAACCGTTTGGGAATCTCAAGGAAAAAAAAATCCACATTCTGCCGCTCATTATGGAAATTATGTGTTTAAACCCAAATCGCCATTATCCCTAATAGACCAAGGTGTAGATAAATATACTGGAGTTTCAATATTTTTAGAAGCCCATAGCAGAAACGAAGCATTGTTTAGTGATGCCACAGATCAAACTACCTTATCTCGTTTTGGAGAACTAACCCCCAACTTTATTTTACTATATATACTCCCTCTAATTATTATTTTAATAGGGTATAATACTTTTACTAAAGAAATAGAAGGAAATACGTTCTACATTTTAAAAAGTCAAGGAATAACTGGATGGAAATTACTATTAGGTAAATGGGTTGCTACATTAATCCCCGCAATAGTTATTACAACATTATTATTTATTTTTGGAGGTATTATATTTTCTAATATTAAAGATTATGGAGTTCTTAATTGGAAAGCATTTGGCATGCTTTACCTTATTTACCTTGTTTACTATTTAGTTTTTACTAATATAGTTTTACTAATATCTTCTTTAGTTAAAAAATCAGGAGTAGCTTTAGTTACTAGCTTATTCTTTTGGATTTTAGCCTGTTTTATTGCCCCTAAACTAGCTAGTAATATAGCCGATACTAAATACCCATACCCAACCCTTCAAGAATTTTCTGAAAAAGTACATCAAGAATACAAAAAAGGATTAGATGGACATAGCCCATCGAGTAAACAAGCAAAAAAATTAGAAAAAGAAATTCTTAAAAAATATAATGTAGATAGCGTACACAAGCTTCCCTTTAATTTTAGTGCCTATAGAATGCAAAAAGGAGAAGAACAACAAGCAGAAATATACGCTAAACATTATGGTTTATTAAAAAAAATAGCTATAAAACAAAATAATGTTTATAAAACATTAGCCATAATTTCTCCTTTCTTGCCTACACGATTTTTATCAATGTCAATAGCAAAAACCGATTATCAATACCATTGGAATTTTTCAGAAGCTGCAGAAAAGTATAGAATTGAAACACAACGATTTTTAAATGGAACTACCGAAAAAAACTCTAAATATAGAGAACGCTATATCGCTCCTGCTGATACTTGGGCCAAACTACCAAAATTTAAATACGAAGCACCTTCCTTTTCAGAAACTTTTAAGGAGAATTTACCTTTACTCTTAATACTATCACTTTGGTTTGCAATTACAGCTGCTATATTAATATTCACTAACAAAACTTATTAA
- a CDS encoding ABC transporter ATP-binding protein, which translates to MIKTNNLTKKYGDFTALHNLNIEIKEGEIFCLLGANGAGKSTTINLLLNFITPSSGEASINGLNVANNAKKTKSFLTYIPENLMLYPTLTALENLDYFLGIGGNKFSKIELEFFLEEAGLQQEAFHKRIQYFSKGMRQKVGIALAIAKDAKVLLLDEPTSGLDPKSSNEFGKLLKKMRADGVAILMATHDIFRAKDIGTHIGIMKQGALKHSFSNSAVSLHELENLYLETMNLNEEVK; encoded by the coding sequence ATGATAAAAACGAACAATCTAACCAAAAAATATGGCGATTTTACGGCATTACATAATTTAAATATAGAAATAAAAGAAGGTGAAATTTTTTGCTTACTCGGAGCAAATGGAGCCGGAAAATCAACAACTATAAATTTATTATTAAATTTTATTACACCTTCTTCTGGAGAAGCTTCTATTAATGGATTAAATGTTGCTAATAATGCAAAAAAAACAAAATCTTTTTTAACCTATATACCAGAAAATCTAATGCTCTACCCTACACTAACAGCATTAGAAAATTTAGATTATTTTTTAGGAATTGGAGGTAACAAATTTTCTAAAATAGAATTAGAATTCTTTTTAGAAGAAGCAGGTTTACAGCAAGAAGCTTTTCATAAGCGAATCCAATATTTCTCTAAAGGAATGAGACAAAAAGTAGGTATTGCCTTGGCTATTGCAAAAGATGCTAAAGTATTATTATTAGACGAACCTACATCTGGTTTAGATCCAAAATCAAGTAATGAATTTGGAAAACTCCTAAAAAAAATGAGAGCAGACGGAGTAGCTATACTAATGGCAACACACGATATTTTTAGAGCAAAAGATATAGGTACACATATTGGCATCATGAAACAAGGAGCCTTAAAACATTCTTTTTCTAACAGCGCTGTATCGCTTCATGAGTTAGAAAATTTATATCTAGAAACCATGAATTTAAATGAAGAAGTAAAATGA
- a CDS encoding TonB-dependent receptor plug domain-containing protein — translation MTRLSLSALFCVLFHTLLFSQHTHSVTIKVIDETTQKELPNAHVNIGLKYAYTNLKGTTTFYKISTKNKQLSITHVGYISYKKLFNFASNTPVISIVLKQENSVLNEVIIAQKHKQTSVKLSKNKQKVSKLFLAKNRDNSLMQTLKNIPGASAITIGSGQSKPTIRGLGFNRIVVVENGIKHEAQQWGADHGLEIDQYNIDNIEITKRATSLMYGSDAIARVISLKNNLLPNVNSFSRELNLTNRSKNNT, via the coding sequence ATGACAAGACTAAGCCTAAGTGCTTTATTTTGTGTATTGTTTCATACACTACTTTTTAGTCAACACACACATAGTGTTACCATAAAGGTAATTGATGAAACAACACAGAAAGAGCTACCCAATGCCCACGTAAATATTGGCTTAAAATATGCATATACAAACTTAAAAGGTACTACTACTTTTTACAAAATATCGACTAAAAATAAACAGCTAAGCATTACTCATGTAGGATACATCTCTTATAAGAAGCTATTTAATTTCGCTTCAAACACACCTGTTATATCAATCGTTCTGAAACAAGAGAACTCGGTCTTAAATGAAGTGATTATTGCACAAAAGCATAAACAAACTTCTGTAAAACTCTCTAAAAACAAACAAAAGGTAAGTAAATTATTTTTAGCAAAAAACAGAGATAACAGCTTAATGCAAACGCTAAAAAACATACCTGGAGCTAGTGCTATAACAATTGGTTCTGGGCAATCTAAACCAACAATAAGAGGATTAGGTTTTAATAGAATTGTTGTAGTTGAAAACGGAATAAAACATGAGGCTCAACAATGGGGAGCTGATCATGGTTTAGAAATAGACCAATACAATATAGATAACATTGAAATTACCAAAAGAGCAACATCTTTAATGTATGGATCTGATGCTATAGCTAGAGTAATTAGTTTAAAAAACAACTTATTACCTAATGTAAACTCTTTTTCTAGAGAACTTAATCTTACCAATAGAAGCAAGAATAACACATGA